A genome region from Labilibaculum antarcticum includes the following:
- a CDS encoding ABC transporter permease → MLWYHLKLSVLRLLKNRAFSATNILGLSIGIASFFVLFIHVQNEKSYDKHINDHQNIYRVISTPSHIDDPWARSLGFIKEASSNFPEVEDATQFSHCPVGTIKIHEQIVSQKDILSVDTNFMNLFGIESLIGNLSEITKPNVAFISERFAKKYFENKNPIGQYIDVERLQYGRDFGKYEIIGIVKNTPIKTHFNCEILLSQKGSLEERYTSLTERKTQWVYNYLKLKKGVSPSIVEEKILNTFNNSSFRQTRGPKDYKFKLVKLTDIHLKSNFRFELKESNTKININLFTIVALVILLISLINFVSLITVNLFKRSKEFGLKSSIGAHRKHLLTQVLIEVLLLCFLSVIISLFLIEIITPYINNFYEIQFDVFYSEPIIYTAALAVLLFSGILSILFVRFFILNNNSTSDIIKGHTSLSGRHILQPLMIFQIMIVIVLISSAILVNKQISYLLDKPLGFAKNNIVVLKLTDFSKDPNVFANELRKKSLIESVGFTMQHFGYPTQTISLEGFGIEGTAEMSMANYDFLKTMNIPFIHNYINISKDTIEGMVINEHLYKRLMEKHQTLEDMNSYRSGIPLEADQRRVDIIGVVADFNYSSAHDQIGDYIFIIDESRSRGRFIHVRVSLGNIRTAMSSIQEEWQKHYPNQKMDYFFMDDKIAQQYKSENILKRILMSFSILGIIIGILGISALSYFTSEQRTKEIGIRKANGAKTREIITMLNKGFAKWVAIAFVLACPIAWYAMHKWLENFAYKTELSWWIFALAGLIAMGIALLTVSFQSWRAATRNPVESLRYE, encoded by the coding sequence ATGCTTTGGTATCATTTAAAATTATCCGTTTTACGCCTGCTTAAGAATAGAGCTTTTTCTGCAACCAACATACTGGGTCTCAGCATTGGAATTGCTTCCTTTTTTGTCTTGTTCATTCATGTGCAAAACGAAAAAAGCTACGATAAGCATATCAACGATCATCAGAATATTTACAGGGTAATTTCTACCCCATCGCACATAGATGATCCATGGGCTAGAAGTTTAGGATTTATAAAGGAAGCCTCTTCCAATTTTCCGGAAGTAGAAGACGCAACACAATTTTCACATTGTCCAGTAGGAACCATTAAAATACATGAACAAATCGTATCACAAAAGGATATTTTATCGGTCGATACCAATTTCATGAACCTATTTGGTATTGAAAGCCTTATTGGTAACCTATCTGAAATTACAAAACCCAATGTTGCCTTTATTTCAGAACGATTTGCAAAAAAATATTTTGAAAATAAAAACCCAATCGGACAATACATTGATGTTGAGCGCTTGCAATACGGTAGAGACTTTGGGAAATATGAAATTATTGGTATCGTTAAAAACACACCCATCAAAACTCATTTTAATTGCGAAATTCTACTTTCTCAAAAAGGCTCCCTTGAAGAACGTTATACCTCTTTAACAGAAAGAAAAACTCAATGGGTTTACAACTACCTAAAATTGAAAAAAGGAGTTTCGCCTTCCATTGTTGAAGAAAAAATCCTCAATACATTCAATAATTCAAGCTTTAGACAAACCCGAGGACCTAAAGATTACAAATTCAAGCTTGTAAAGCTTACCGATATTCACTTAAAATCCAATTTCAGATTTGAATTAAAAGAAAGCAACACAAAAATAAACATCAATTTATTCACAATAGTTGCCCTGGTTATATTACTAATTTCACTAATCAATTTTGTTAGCTTAATCACAGTAAACCTCTTCAAAAGGTCAAAAGAATTTGGACTGAAATCATCAATCGGAGCTCACAGAAAACACTTATTGACTCAGGTTCTTATTGAAGTACTTCTTCTTTGTTTCTTATCAGTCATCATCTCCTTATTTCTGATTGAAATAATAACACCTTACATTAATAATTTCTATGAAATTCAATTCGATGTTTTCTATTCCGAACCGATAATTTATACGGCAGCATTGGCTGTTCTACTATTTAGTGGGATTTTAAGTATTCTTTTTGTGCGCTTTTTTATTTTAAACAATAATTCAACCAGTGATATTATTAAAGGCCACACATCTTTAAGTGGCAGGCACATTTTACAACCATTAATGATTTTTCAAATCATGATCGTAATTGTGCTCATTTCATCTGCAATTTTGGTCAACAAACAAATCTCATACCTGCTCGATAAACCTCTTGGCTTTGCAAAAAACAATATTGTTGTTCTTAAGCTGACCGATTTTTCGAAAGACCCCAATGTATTTGCCAATGAGCTAAGAAAAAAATCACTCATCGAGTCAGTTGGGTTCACTATGCAACATTTTGGATATCCCACACAAACCATTTCACTGGAAGGTTTTGGGATTGAAGGAACCGCTGAAATGTCGATGGCTAATTATGATTTTTTGAAAACCATGAACATTCCATTTATTCATAACTACATCAATATTTCAAAAGATACTATCGAAGGAATGGTGATCAACGAACACCTGTACAAAAGATTGATGGAAAAACACCAAACTCTTGAGGATATGAATTCATACCGATCAGGAATACCTTTGGAGGCTGATCAGAGAAGAGTTGATATCATAGGAGTTGTGGCAGATTTCAATTATAGTTCTGCACACGATCAAATTGGCGACTATATTTTCATTATTGATGAATCCCGAAGCAGAGGCAGATTTATTCATGTTAGAGTATCTCTAGGGAATATAAGAACAGCAATGAGCAGTATTCAGGAAGAGTGGCAAAAACACTATCCCAACCAAAAAATGGACTACTTCTTTATGGATGATAAAATTGCACAGCAATACAAATCGGAGAACATTCTTAAACGAATTTTAATGAGTTTCTCTATCCTTGGCATTATCATCGGAATACTCGGAATTAGTGCACTCTCCTATTTTACCTCCGAACAACGAACCAAAGAAATAGGCATCCGTAAGGCAAATGGCGCTAAAACTCGCGAAATCATAACAATGCTAAACAAAGGATTTGCAAAATGGGTCGCTATTGCCTTCGTTTTGGCCTGCCCCATTGCCTGGTATGCCATGCACAAATGGCTCGAAAATTTTGCCTACAAAACAGAACTCAGCTGGTGGATATTTGCCTTGGCAGGATTAATAGCCATGGGAATTGCACTGCTTACGGTTTCGTTTCAATCCTGGAGAGCGGCAACAAGGAATCCTGTGGAGAGTTTGAGGTACGAATAA
- a CDS encoding sensor histidine kinase, with protein sequence MAYRHYNSALFLRLGFVIFFAVLIGYFLSQASYYMALPILLTEIVLVFQFVRFLNKTHRQMNYFVQAIKNEDTTLRFPIKTGNAIINELHQSLNELNGILQEVQVKSKIKEKYFGEILQNIATGVVVLTGEGYVTDVNSAALELLGLKTFTHIKQLNQVDSKFTLGLSELKNRQKKVLDLILKKERIQVISRCSVIRLENEDVKLITLQDIRGELERKEIDAWVKLIRVLSHEIMNSLAPVTSISQSLQRIWEQKLGAISDVSEDIHVEKTINGLGVITEMSEALIRFVQSYRVLSKAPDPKLDTIDAHSFFDRLNILLSPIRESFTGNLKLIPPAKNYSFIADEQMMVQVIINLVKNAAEAFNGQASDLNGNANISVTSIKKGEITEIRVSDNGHGIDDEIADEIFIPFFTTKENGSGIGLSYSRQIMRAHGGSLLCRSKVGETVFTVRW encoded by the coding sequence ATGGCTTATAGACATTACAATTCAGCTTTGTTTCTACGTCTTGGTTTTGTGATTTTTTTCGCAGTGCTAATTGGCTATTTTCTTTCACAGGCATCCTATTATATGGCTTTGCCAATTCTCTTGACCGAAATTGTTTTGGTATTCCAATTTGTGCGTTTTCTGAATAAAACGCACAGGCAGATGAACTATTTTGTTCAGGCCATAAAAAATGAAGACACCACCTTACGTTTTCCAATTAAAACAGGTAATGCGATTATTAACGAATTGCATCAAAGTTTGAATGAGCTCAATGGAATTTTGCAGGAGGTGCAGGTGAAAAGCAAAATTAAGGAGAAATATTTTGGAGAGATCCTTCAAAACATTGCAACCGGAGTTGTGGTACTTACCGGAGAGGGTTATGTTACCGATGTGAATTCGGCTGCTTTGGAATTGCTCGGATTAAAAACTTTTACTCATATTAAGCAGCTCAATCAAGTCGATTCAAAATTCACTTTAGGTCTTTCTGAGCTAAAAAACCGCCAGAAAAAAGTATTGGATTTGATCTTGAAAAAGGAAAGGATACAGGTAATTTCGAGATGTTCGGTAATTCGTCTGGAGAATGAAGATGTGAAGCTAATTACCTTACAGGATATCCGGGGAGAACTGGAACGAAAAGAAATTGATGCCTGGGTAAAATTGATTAGAGTACTGAGTCACGAAATAATGAATTCATTGGCTCCGGTTACTTCTATTTCTCAATCCTTACAAAGAATTTGGGAACAGAAATTGGGAGCCATATCTGATGTGTCGGAGGATATTCATGTAGAAAAAACCATTAACGGATTGGGTGTGATTACCGAAATGAGTGAAGCATTGATTCGATTTGTACAATCATATCGGGTATTGTCCAAAGCGCCGGACCCCAAGTTGGATACCATTGATGCACATTCTTTTTTCGACCGTTTGAATATTCTGTTATCACCCATAAGAGAGAGCTTTACCGGGAATCTGAAACTAATACCTCCAGCTAAAAATTATTCTTTTATTGCTGATGAACAAATGATGGTTCAGGTAATTATTAATCTGGTGAAAAATGCAGCTGAAGCTTTCAACGGACAAGCCTCTGATCTCAATGGCAACGCAAATATATCTGTGACCTCAATTAAAAAGGGTGAAATTACCGAAATCAGGGTAAGCGACAATGGCCATGGTATTGATGATGAAATTGCAGATGAAATCTTTATTCCCTTTTTTACCACAAAAGAAAATGGATCGGGTATTGGCTTGAGTTATTCCCGTCAAATAATGCGTGCCCATGGAGGAAGCCTGCTTTGCCGTTCGAAAGTGGGAGAGACCGTGTTTACGGTGAGGTGGTAG
- a CDS encoding ABC transporter permease — translation MLSIKLIIRQLLRSRNISFFKLLSLVIGFTVSFLIFTHIAYQFTYDDFHADGDQIYRIGCLWNNDGMVDDSPIIIAPLATALKDNIPEIENYALIKNCGKMSFSTIENHFSETCIYADSTFFNFFSFPIIKKSTKYELRGAHTVMISESVSKRFFGDKEAVGQLIYDSNNKAYQVEGVFANIPSNSHLQFDIAISFETIRAEKKYYTGWDGGDSFTGYIKTIPNAKIADIESKIPKVIGKYLDTSKDETSNQTETFYFQELKDVNIRYDIYKKNILMILTAVGGIIIIISVLNYVLLSLSSFQKNLSKLGVQQCFGASKKQIISTVAAEHIGFVAFAVLTSIVLLAPLSKFTSHYLNWTNPIDFNSYSIFFVSVIICLGLLLSVGLPILKLYRLKFQLMNTKTDSSIESKGKKILLTAQMTGVITLLIMLLFVFRQLQHIEHIDMGYRTKGLAYIEMTGDEARKNCTKLLDELRKQSFVNDVSASTDLLLNWLSGNSYTIPSERDKYHISRFLHVDRYFFKALEMKMAKGMDFSSFSENDQQIVVINQKLAEQMNWDNPVGKTIIDNNDKEFRVVGVTCDFVMASAHVENMPCVFYKLPEQYIPQHANYITINLNKNTTSQQLDDLKNLLTVISPDYPLNLSFYDIRLAHRYETERELRKSISLFSLLAIILAIISLVGYISHEINLRTKEIGIRKVNGAKTFEVIHLLNVNFLTWIAIAFIIACPVSWYAVSLWLENFAYKTELSWWIFALAGLIAMGIALLTVSFQSWRAATRNPVESLRYE, via the coding sequence ATGTTAAGTATTAAACTGATTATACGCCAACTGTTACGTAGCCGTAATATAAGTTTCTTTAAACTCCTTTCTTTAGTGATTGGGTTTACGGTTTCGTTTCTCATTTTTACACATATAGCCTATCAATTTACCTATGATGATTTTCATGCAGATGGTGATCAAATTTATCGTATTGGTTGTTTGTGGAACAATGATGGAATGGTAGATGATTCGCCTATCATCATTGCTCCTTTGGCAACAGCTTTAAAGGACAATATTCCTGAAATAGAAAACTATGCCTTGATAAAGAATTGTGGCAAAATGAGTTTCTCAACTATTGAAAATCATTTTTCCGAAACCTGTATCTACGCAGATTCAACTTTCTTTAACTTTTTTAGTTTTCCGATAATTAAGAAATCAACAAAATATGAATTGAGAGGCGCACACACTGTGATGATTTCAGAAAGTGTTTCGAAGAGATTTTTTGGAGATAAAGAAGCCGTGGGACAGCTAATCTATGATTCTAATAATAAAGCTTATCAGGTGGAGGGTGTTTTTGCAAATATTCCATCAAACAGTCATCTACAGTTTGATATTGCAATTTCATTTGAAACAATACGTGCAGAAAAAAAGTACTACACGGGTTGGGATGGTGGCGATAGTTTCACTGGCTACATCAAAACAATTCCTAATGCAAAGATTGCTGATATCGAATCAAAAATACCCAAAGTTATTGGTAAATATCTTGACACAAGTAAGGATGAAACCAGCAATCAAACTGAAACTTTCTATTTTCAAGAGTTGAAGGACGTTAACATTCGATATGATATCTACAAGAAGAATATCTTGATGATTTTGACCGCAGTAGGTGGTATTATTATTATCATCTCAGTTTTGAACTATGTTTTACTTTCTTTATCGTCTTTTCAAAAGAATTTATCTAAGCTCGGTGTTCAACAGTGTTTTGGAGCATCTAAAAAACAAATTATAAGCACTGTGGCTGCAGAGCATATCGGCTTTGTGGCTTTTGCGGTGCTGACTTCTATTGTCTTATTAGCTCCCTTATCAAAATTCACGAGTCATTACTTGAACTGGACCAACCCAATTGATTTTAACAGCTATTCTATATTCTTTGTGAGTGTTATTATTTGTCTGGGACTTTTGCTTTCTGTTGGCTTGCCCATATTAAAGCTATATAGACTTAAGTTTCAATTAATGAATACTAAGACGGATAGCAGCATCGAATCAAAGGGAAAAAAAATACTACTAACTGCACAAATGACAGGTGTAATTACTTTGCTTATTATGCTTTTGTTTGTTTTTCGTCAGTTACAACATATCGAGCATATCGATATGGGATATCGAACAAAAGGGTTGGCTTACATTGAGATGACTGGCGATGAAGCTAGAAAGAATTGTACGAAACTTTTGGATGAGTTAAGAAAGCAGTCTTTTGTAAATGATGTTAGTGCTTCAACCGATCTTCTTTTAAATTGGTTGAGTGGCAATAGTTATACGATACCAAGTGAAAGAGATAAGTATCATATCAGCCGTTTTCTTCATGTCGATCGATACTTTTTCAAGGCTCTAGAAATGAAAATGGCAAAAGGCATGGACTTCTCCTCATTTTCAGAGAATGATCAACAAATTGTTGTTATCAACCAAAAGTTGGCTGAGCAGATGAATTGGGATAATCCTGTAGGCAAAACAATTATTGATAATAATGATAAAGAGTTTAGAGTTGTAGGAGTAACATGTGATTTTGTAATGGCTTCGGCACATGTGGAAAACATGCCGTGTGTTTTTTACAAACTACCAGAGCAGTACATACCTCAACATGCTAATTATATTACAATTAATCTCAATAAAAATACGACATCACAACAATTAGATGATCTAAAGAATTTGCTGACTGTTATATCCCCAGATTATCCACTAAATCTATCCTTTTATGATATTCGTTTAGCACATCGATATGAAACGGAGAGGGAATTGCGAAAATCAATTTCCCTATTTAGTTTACTTGCTATCATTCTTGCAATAATAAGTCTTGTAGGATATATATCTCACGAAATTAATTTACGGACCAAAGAAATTGGTATCCGAAAAGTAAACGGAGCCAAAACATTTGAAGTAATCCATCTGTTGAATGTCAATTTCTTGACTTGGATTGCAATAGCCTTCATAATTGCATGCCCCGTATCCTGGTATGCTGTTAGCCTGTGGCTCGAGAATTTTGCCTACAAAACAGAACTCAGCTGGTGGATATTTGCCTTGGCAGGATTAATAGCCATGGGAATTGCATTGCTGACGGTTTCGTTTCAATCGTGGAGAGCGGCTACAAGGAATCCTGTGGAGAGTTTGAGGTACGAATAA
- a CDS encoding sigma-54-dependent transcriptional regulator, whose translation MKEAKILIVDDNKSILSALDLLLNGSCKKVKCLSSPNALLSELKEDNYDVVLLDMNFKAGINTGNEGIYWLNQILEYNSGMSVVMITAYGDVELAVKAVRSGAVDFVLKPWENEKMLTTIEMAWKLSRSRKEVKNLRLKESELIAEINRNKNHIIGTSSAWEKVMDMVRKVAVTNANILITGENGTGKELVAREIHRLSNRSQNVMVTVDMGSIAENLFESELFGHKKGAFTDAGTDRMGKIEAANEGTLFLDEIGNLSMPMQAKLLSVLENRALTRLGENLPVDIDLRLVCATNCNLAKMIGEGRFREDLLYRINTIQIELPPLRDRIADIPELVEFFVNLYVEKYNKKGLSISSDAIAKLQAYRWPGNVRELQHAIEKAVILSDTHLIGTRDFVFKMDEFSAVDAYGGTLEDMEKQVILGAIEKQMGNLSAVSAQLGVTRQTLYNKIKKYGL comes from the coding sequence ATGAAAGAAGCCAAAATTTTAATTGTCGATGATAATAAAAGCATTCTGAGTGCTTTGGATTTGTTGTTGAATGGAAGCTGTAAAAAAGTGAAATGCTTATCGAGCCCAAATGCTTTGCTATCGGAGTTGAAAGAAGACAATTACGATGTTGTGCTTTTGGATATGAATTTTAAAGCAGGAATCAATACCGGAAATGAAGGAATTTATTGGTTGAATCAAATTTTGGAATACAATTCGGGAATGAGTGTTGTGATGATTACCGCTTACGGAGATGTTGAGTTGGCTGTAAAAGCAGTTCGCTCGGGAGCTGTCGATTTTGTATTGAAACCATGGGAGAACGAAAAAATGCTGACCACTATCGAGATGGCTTGGAAGCTAAGTCGTTCCCGAAAAGAGGTGAAGAATCTTCGTTTAAAGGAAAGTGAACTCATTGCTGAGATAAACCGAAACAAAAACCACATAATTGGCACATCATCAGCTTGGGAAAAAGTAATGGATATGGTTCGGAAAGTTGCCGTAACCAATGCGAATATCCTGATTACCGGAGAAAATGGAACCGGAAAGGAATTGGTTGCCAGGGAGATTCATCGCCTTTCAAACCGAAGCCAAAATGTGATGGTTACCGTCGATATGGGATCTATTGCTGAAAATTTGTTCGAGAGTGAATTGTTCGGTCACAAAAAAGGAGCATTCACCGATGCAGGAACAGATCGGATGGGAAAAATTGAAGCCGCAAATGAAGGCACACTCTTTCTTGACGAAATTGGAAATTTATCCATGCCAATGCAGGCGAAATTATTATCGGTCTTGGAGAACAGGGCACTAACCCGATTGGGTGAAAACTTGCCTGTTGATATTGATTTGAGATTGGTTTGTGCGACCAATTGCAATTTGGCAAAAATGATAGGAGAAGGCCGTTTCAGGGAGGATTTACTGTACCGGATAAATACCATTCAAATTGAATTACCACCCTTGCGCGATCGTATCGCTGATATTCCTGAACTGGTTGAGTTTTTTGTAAATCTGTATGTGGAAAAATACAATAAAAAGGGTTTAAGCATTTCGTCAGATGCAATTGCAAAACTACAAGCGTACCGGTGGCCCGGAAATGTACGTGAATTGCAGCATGCGATAGAAAAGGCTGTAATTCTTAGTGATACTCATCTGATTGGGACAAGAGATTTTGTTTTTAAAATGGATGAGTTTTCGGCTGTGGATGCTTATGGAGGAACACTGGAAGATATGGAGAAACAGGTGATTCTGGGGGCAATCGAAAAGCAAATGGGTAATTTGTCTGCTGTATCGGCTCAGTTAGGAGTAACACGTCAAACTTTATACAATAAAATTAAGAAGTATGGCTTATAG
- a CDS encoding ABC transporter ATP-binding protein — translation MINTVNLSKVFRTDEIETLALNSVNLKINKGEFVAIMGPSGCGKSTLMNILGLLDNPSEGQYTFDNTEVAGLKEGQRTDLRKGNIGFVFQSFNLIDELNVFENVEMPLVYQRISSKTRKEMVNKVLERMNMSHRAKHYPQQLSGGQQQRVAIARAVVSNPGLILADEPTGNLDSKNGQEVMELLTELNREGTTIIMVTHSIQDAGYAHRIINLFDGKVVMEESLVGEHSL, via the coding sequence ATGATTAACACAGTAAACCTAAGCAAAGTATTTAGAACCGATGAAATTGAAACTTTGGCTCTTAACAGTGTAAATCTGAAAATCAACAAAGGCGAATTTGTTGCCATTATGGGCCCATCGGGTTGCGGGAAATCTACCCTTATGAACATTCTGGGTTTGCTCGATAATCCTTCGGAAGGACAATACACTTTCGACAACACCGAAGTGGCAGGTTTAAAAGAAGGTCAGCGAACCGATTTACGAAAAGGAAACATTGGTTTTGTATTTCAAAGTTTTAACCTGATTGATGAGTTGAATGTATTCGAAAATGTGGAAATGCCCTTGGTTTATCAGCGCATCAGCAGCAAAACCCGCAAAGAAATGGTGAATAAAGTGTTGGAACGCATGAACATGAGTCACCGTGCAAAACATTATCCTCAGCAACTATCAGGTGGACAGCAGCAACGTGTGGCCATTGCCCGTGCAGTGGTTTCCAACCCAGGATTAATCCTTGCCGATGAGCCAACAGGTAATCTGGACTCAAAAAACGGTCAGGAAGTAATGGAACTGCTTACCGAACTGAACCGCGAAGGAACAACAATCATCATGGTGACTCACTCCATTCAAGATGCCGGCTATGCCCACCGAATCATTAATCTATTTGATGGAAAAGTTGTTATGGAAGAGAGTTTGGTGGGTGAGCATTCTTTATAG
- a CDS encoding efflux RND transporter periplasmic adaptor subunit: MDRKIEVKKGFKTKHIYILIGIIFLGFLVWLLLSSSTSTYRAELDKLTIAEVSQAEFKDYISIIGTVEPKTTIYMDVEEGGKVVEKLIDEGELVKKGDVILRLINNDLKLQILNTESSLAYQANELRNTLINMEQQKISNKQQILSIDTDIIRQKRNYEQNLLFFDKGFVSKEIYLRSKEDYDLLLQDRQLRYQRMIQDSIFRENQKIQMNSSLNNMKQNLEMVRDRLENLNIKAPADGQLGSLDIEIGQSIDRGERIGQLHILNNFKVAAEVDEHYIDRVRRNLAASLLRHDQEFILKAKKVYPEVRDGRFKVDLIFDGKSPEKLRTGQTYHIKLELGQPTDALLLTHGGFFQSTGGQWVFVLDESGRFATRRNIKIGRQNSQYFEVLEGLQAGEKVITSSYDTFGDNERIDFK; the protein is encoded by the coding sequence ATGGATCGTAAAATAGAAGTGAAGAAAGGTTTTAAAACCAAACATATTTATATCCTGATTGGGATCATCTTTCTTGGTTTTTTAGTGTGGTTGCTATTGAGCAGTTCCACCTCTACCTATCGTGCCGAGCTCGATAAACTTACCATCGCAGAAGTATCGCAGGCTGAGTTTAAGGATTACATTTCGATTATTGGAACCGTTGAACCTAAAACGACCATTTACATGGATGTTGAAGAAGGTGGAAAAGTTGTTGAGAAACTAATTGACGAAGGTGAATTGGTGAAAAAAGGCGATGTAATTCTTAGGCTGATCAACAACGATCTTAAACTGCAAATTCTCAATACCGAATCGTCACTTGCCTATCAGGCCAATGAGTTGCGAAATACGCTGATTAATATGGAACAGCAGAAAATCAGCAACAAACAACAAATACTTAGCATCGACACCGATATCATCAGACAAAAAAGGAATTACGAACAGAACCTGCTCTTTTTCGACAAAGGATTTGTTTCGAAAGAAATCTACCTAAGATCGAAGGAAGATTATGACTTACTCCTACAAGATCGTCAGTTACGATATCAGCGCATGATTCAGGATTCAATCTTTCGGGAGAATCAGAAAATACAAATGAACAGCAGTCTAAATAATATGAAACAGAACCTTGAAATGGTTCGGGACCGACTGGAGAATTTGAATATAAAAGCTCCGGCTGATGGTCAGCTGGGAAGTTTGGATATCGAAATCGGTCAATCAATTGATCGGGGCGAGAGAATCGGACAGCTTCATATTCTGAACAATTTTAAGGTGGCTGCCGAAGTCGACGAACATTATATTGACCGGGTTCGCCGCAATTTAGCTGCTTCATTGCTGCGGCACGATCAGGAGTTTATTCTGAAAGCTAAAAAAGTATATCCGGAGGTTCGGGATGGTCGTTTTAAGGTAGATCTGATTTTCGATGGAAAATCTCCGGAGAAATTACGCACCGGACAAACCTATCACATCAAGCTGGAATTGGGACAACCGACTGATGCCTTGCTCCTAACACACGGAGGATTTTTCCAAAGCACTGGCGGGCAATGGGTATTTGTTTTGGATGAATCGGGGCGCTTTGCCACCAGGCGAAACATTAAAATCGGCAGACAAAATTCTCAATATTTCGAAGTGTTGGAAGGTCTTCAGGCAGGTGAGAAAGTAATTACTTCGAGCTACGATACTTTCGGAGACAATGAGCGGATTGATTTTAAATAA